One Halobacterium wangiae genomic window, GCGCTCGCCCGAGGAGTTCGCCCAACTGGTCAGCCGGCAGGTCGAGGAACACGACGCCGAACTCGTCGTCATCGACGGCGTCAGCGGCTACAAGCAGTCCCTCCACGGCGACAGGGCAGACACGACACGGAAGATCCATGCGCTCACGCGCTACCTGAAGAACGCGAACGTCTCCGTCATCCTCCTCGACGAGATCAGCGAGGTGACGGGGCTCCAGCAGCCCACGGGCGAACAGATCAGCTACCTCGCGGACAACATCGTCTTCATGAACTACATCGAGCGCCACGGCCGCATCGAGCGCGTCGTCGGCGTCCTGAAGAAGCGCGTCGGCGGCTTCGAGAGCACGCTCCGCGAGTTCGACATCACCGACGACGGCATCGAGGTCGGCGACCCGTTGAGCGGCGTCCGCGGCATCCTCGAGGGTGCTCCGGAGGTGATCCAGCGTGAGGAGTGAGACGACTGCCCGCGCCCCGCGGGTTCCAGACTGGTAGCGCGATGGCCGACATCCAGCTCCTCATCGACGACGACGCCGAGCGGACCGCCGTCCAGCAACTGCTGGCCCAGGAGGGGTACGAAGCCACCGCCGGCGACGACCTGCAGGCTGCGGACCTCTACCTCGTGGACGACTACTCGTTCCCCGAGTACCGGGAGGCGTTGCGTGCGGAGAAACGCGAACGCCAGCCGTCGTTCTGCCCGGTCTTCCTCATCCACCGCGAGGGGACGCGGATCGACCTCGACGTGGAGCACAGTCGGGACCCCGACGAACCACTCCTCGTCAACGAGACCATCGAGGCGCCAGTGGACAGAGCCGTCTTCTTCCGGCGGTTGACGAACCTCCTCGTGCGTCAGCGCCAGACCGAGGCGCTCGCGGACCGGAACGAGCGCCTCGACGACTTCGCGAGCAAGGCGAGCCACGAACTCCGCAACCCCCTGAACGTCCTCGCGGGCCGCCTCGAACTCGCCCGCGAGACGGGCGACGAGGAGCACCTGGCGGCGATGGAGCAGTCCATCGACCGCATCCACCGACTCGTCGAGGACGTGCTGTCGCTCGCGCGCACTGGCGACGTCGAGGTGGACCCGGAACCCGTCGACCTCGCGGCAGTCGTCGAGGAGTGCTGGTCGAGCGTCGAGACGGCGGCCGGGACGCTCGACGTCGGGACGACGGCGACCGTGCTCGCCGACGAGGACCGGCTCCTCCAGGTGCTCTCGAACCTCCTCCGGAACGCCGTCGAGCACGGCGGCCGGGACGTCACGGTGACCGTCGGGACGACGGCGACCGGTTTCTACGTGGCGGACGACGGGCCGGGCATCCCCCCGGCGGACCGCGGGCGAGTGCTGGAACGCGGCCACGCCGGCGACGGTCACGGCACCGGACTCGGCCTGTCGATCGTCGCGGAGGTCGCGTCGGCGCACGACTGGGACCTGGCCGTGACCGAGAGCGAGGCCGGTGGCGCGCGCTTCGAGTTCCGGGCGGTCGAACTGGTCGACGGTCGGTAGTCCGCCGCTCGCTCATCGAGACGCGACGGCTGCGTCCACCAGTTTGGCCTCCGCGCGTCGCAGGTGTTCTTCGAGCGTCGAGCGTGCGAGTCCGAACCGCTCGGCCAACGCCGCCGTGGTCGTCGTCCGTGGGACCTCGTAGTACCCGTCCTCGACGGCCGCCCGCAGGACGGCGTCCTGTCGCTCGGTCAGGTCGGCCGTGGGTGCGGCGGGCGACGCGGGGTCGGGCGCGCTCACCGAGCGCTTGTCCGCGACTGTGACGTCGTAGCGTTGCCGCAGGTCGTGGTACGTCGACGTGAGTGACTGAGCCGAGAGTGAGAGGACGCGGACCCGCTTCTCGCCGTCGACGTACGACAGTGGCGGGACGAGCAGGCAACCGTGGTCCGCGAGCACGTCCTCGACACCCCCGTCCTCCTCGCGGAGGCAGGCCGCGGTGACCGCGAGCGTGGTGTCGCCCTCCTTGACGCGTTCGCGGACGCCGACGCGCTCGTCGACAGCGGCGAGCACGCTGTCGGCGTCCGCGCCCCGGAGCTGGAGGAGGTCGCAGTGGTCGTTGCACCACAGCGCCATCCGCACGTCTGTCTCAGCCGTCGCGGCGGCGTAGACACCTCGACCCGACAGCCGGAACGTTGCTTGTTGCACGGTCCCACCCACGGACGCCGTGATAAAGAACCCGTCTAGTGACGGTCCACACACCTTTGTCGTTCGTCACCCAACGAGTACGCATGACAGACGCCCCAGACGGCTCCTTCGAGGTGGGTGCCCCGTCCGAACAGTGGCGCGACTACCAGGGTGCGCCGACCGGATCCGAACTCGAGTGTGAGGGATGGCGTCAGGAGGCCGCCCTCAGGATGCTGAACAACAACCTCGACCCCGAGGTCGCGGAGAAACCCGAGGACCTCGTGGTGTACGGCGGGACGGGCCGAGCGGCCCGGTCCTGGGACGCCTACGACGCCATCCTCGACGAACTCCGCGAACTCGGCGACGAGGAGACGCTGCTCGTCCAGTCCGGGAAACCCGTGGGCGTCTTCGAGACGCACGAGCGAGCGCCCCGGGTGCTCATCGCGAACTCGAACCTCGTCGGGAAGTGGGACAACTGGGAGCACTTCCACGAACTCGAGTCGAGGGGGCTCATCATGTACGGCCAGATGACCGCGGGGTCGTGGGCGTACATCGGCACCCAGGGGATCATCCAGGGGACCTACGAGACGCTCGCCGAGGCGGGTCGCCAGCACTTCGGCGTTCCCGCGAGCGAAGCGAACGGGGGCTCGGCAGACGAGCAGAGCGAGTCTTCCGGCGGCGACCTCTCGGGCCGCATCGTCGTCACGGGTGGTCTCGGCGGCATGGGCGGCGCCCAGCCGCTGGCGGTGACGATGAACGAGGGCGTCTGCATCGCCGCGGAGGTGGACGAACGCCGCATCGACCGCCGCATCGAGACGGGTTACTGCATGGAGAAGACCGACGACGTCGGCGAGGCCATCCGGAAGGCCGAGGAAGCCGCCGAGGCCGGCGAACCGTACTCCGTCGGCGTGCACGTCAACGCCGCGGACATGCTCGAGGAGATGCTCGACCGCGGGTTCGTGCCGGACATCGTCACGGACCAGACGAGCGCACACGACGAACTCGAGGGGTACTACCCGAGCGGCTACACGGTCGCGGAGGCCGACGACCTCCGGGAGCGCGACCCCGAGACGTACGTCGAGGAGAGCCTCGACACGATGGAGCGCCACGTCCAGGGCATCCTCGACATGCAGGACGAGGGTGCCATCGCGGTCGAGTACGGCAACAACATCCGCGGCCAGGTCGCGACCCACCGCGACATGGAGACCGCGTTCGACTTCCCGGGGTTCGTCCCGGCGTACATCCGTCCGCAGTTCTGCCGCGGGCGGGGACCGTTCAGGTGGGTCGCGCTCTCCGGTGACCCCGCGGACATCCACCGGACGGACGAGGCCGTCAAGGAACTGTTCCCGGAGAAGGAGTCGCTGCACCGCTGGGTCGACCTCGCGCAGGAACAGGTGCAGTTCCAGGGCCTGCCGAGTCGAGTGTGCTGGCTCGGATACCAATCAGACGGAGAAGACGGCCTCACGGAGCGCGCGACGTTCGCCCTCCGCATCAACGAACTCGTCGCCGAGGGCGAGATCGGAGCGCCGGTCGTCGTGACCCGGGACCACCTCGACGCCGGCAGCGTCGCCAGCCCGAACCGCGAGACGGAGGCGATGAGAGACGGGTCTGACGCGGTCGCGGACTGGCCGATTCTGAACGCGCTGTTGAACACGGCGGCGGGCGCGGACATCGTGAGCGTCCACGACGGCGGCGGCGTCGGCATCGGGAACGCGTTGCACGCGAACAACCACGTCGTCCTCGACGGGACCGACCTCGCCGCCGAGAAGGCCCGCCGCGTGTTCACCACCGACCCAGGGATGGGCGTCGTCCGGCACGCCGACGCGGGCTACGAGGCGGCACTCGCCGAGGCCCGGGAGTCGGGCGTCGACGTGCCCATGGAGGACCGATGAACCTGACCGCGCCGCCGGAGTGGGAGGGGACGTCGTCGGACCCCAACGACGAGCAGTTCGGGGACGTCGTCGAGTCCGTGGCCCCCGAGAGCGCGGCGGACTACGACGCGTTGCTGGTCGGCGAACCGTACGACGGCGCAGTCATCGGCCGGAAGGGCGCGGTCGGCGGCCCGACCGCGATCCGCGAGGCGCTCGCGGGCGTGAAGAGCCACCACTTCGAGACGGGGCCGGTCGCGTCCGTCGGCGACCTCGGCGACGTCCAGGTGCGCGCAGACAGCGTCTCGGAGGCGCAGGCAGCGTTCCAGGACGCCGCTCACAGCGTCCACGACCTGCGTGCGGTCCCCGTCTTCGTCGGCGGGGACAACTCGCTGTCGTACGCGAACGCCAGCCCGCTGCTCGAACGCGGGTCTCTCGGCGTCGTGAGCTTCGACGCCCACCTCGACTGCCGCGAGGTACGGGGCGAACCGTCCAGTGGCACGCCGTACCGACAGCTGTTCGAGGCGGGCCTCGACGCGCTGGCCGTCGTCGGCGCGCGCCACTTCGAGACCAGCACGCGGTACGCCGACTACCTCGACGAGCAGGGTGGGCGTGTCGTCACCGCCGAAACCGTCGGCGCGGACCCCGATGGAGCCCTCGACGCCGCACTCGCCGCGATGGGCGACGTCGACCAGGTGTACGTCAGCGTGGACGTCGACGTCCTCGACGCCGCCTACCCGGGGTCGAGCGCACCGACGCCGGGCGGTCTCCAGCCCAGAGAGCTGTTCCGCCTCGTGCGCCGCATCGCGGGCCGACCACGGGTCGCCGGTTTCGAGGTCGTCGAGACGGCGCCGCCGCTGGACACGGACGGTCGAACGGTCGACGCGGCCGCCCGCTGTATCGCGCACTTCCTCGGGGGGTACCATGACTGACCCCGAAGCCGTCGTCCACGGCGCCGCGGAACTGGTCGTCGGCCCGGACTCGGACCGCGGGCTCCGGAGCTACGAGGACGGCGCGGTGGCGATCGTCGACGGGAGCGTGGCGATGGTCGGCACTACAGAAGACGTGATCGCGGAGTACCCACCGGAGAACGCGGCAACCGCCGTCGACGCCTCCGGCCAGACGGTGATTCCGGGGTTCGTCGACCCCCACACCCACGCGCTGTTCGCGGGGGACCGCTCCGATGAGTTCGCGCAGAAACTCCGCGGGAAGTCCTACCAGGAGATTCTCGCGGCGGGCGGCGGCATCCTCCGCACCGTCGGGGCCGTTCGCGAGGCCACCGACGAGGAACTCGTCGCGAACCTCACTGCCCAGCTCGACGCGATGCTCGTCCACGGCACGACCACCGCCGAGGTCAAGACCGGCTACGGACTCGACACGGAGACCGAACTCCGGATGCTCGACGCCATCGAGCGCGCCACCGCCGACCACCCGGTCGACGTGGTGGTGACCTTCATGGGCGCTCACGCCACGCCCGAGGGGATGGACACGGAGGCGTACGTCGACGAGGTCGTCGAGGAGCAACTCCCCGCGGCCGCCGAGCGCGACGTCGCGGAGTTCTGTGACGTCTTCTGCGAGGAGGGTGTGTTCACCGTCGAGCAGTCCCGCCGAATCCTCGAAGCGGGCCGCGAGCACGGTATGCAACCGAAGCTCCACGCCGAGGAGTTCACGCGCCTCGGGAGCGCCCAGCTGGCCGCGGAACTCGACGCGGTGAGCGCGGACCACCTGCTGCACGCGAACGAGGCGGACGCAGAGGCGCTCGCCGACGCGGGCGTCACGCCCGTGCTCCTCCCCGGCACGGCGTTCTCACTCGGCGAGTCGTACGCAGACCCCGGGCAGTTCCAGGACGCCGGCGCTCCGGTCGCGCTCGCGACCGACCTCAACCCGAACTGCTACAGCCAGAGCATGGGGTTCGCGGTGGCGCTGGCCTGCAACGGGATGCGGATGACGCCCGCGGACGCGCTGCTCGGCGCGACGGCCCACGCCGCCCGCGCTGTCGACCGCTCCGACGGTACGGGGACGCTCCGCGAGGGGGCGCCCGGCGACGTCGCCGTCGTGGACGGTCCGAGCCACGTCCACGTCCCGTACAACTTCGGCGTGAACACCGTCACGACCGTGCTCAAGGACGGAACGCTGGTCGTGGACGGAGGTGAGACGGCGTGACCGAGGTCGTCGTCGACGGCGAGACGCTGACCCCGGAGGACGTCGAGGCGGTCGCCCGCGACGGCGCCACCGTGCGGATCGCCGACGACGCACGCGAGGAGGTGCGGCGTTCCCGCGAGCGCGTCGCGGACGTCCTCGAGTCGGGCGAAGCCGTCTACGGCGTGAACACGGGCTTCGGCCAGCTCGTCGACACCCAGATCCCCCACGGGGACCTCCAGGCGCTCCAGACGAACCTGCTGCGGAGCCACGCCGCGGGCGCGGGCCGCGAACTCGAACGCGAGGAGGTCCGCGCGCTGATGATAACGCGGCTGAACGCGCTCGTGAAGGGGTACTCCGGCATCCGGGAGGTCGTCGTCGACCTGCTCGCCGCGATGCTGAACGAGGGCGTCCACCCGGTCGTCCCTTCACGGGGGAGCCTCGGCGCGAGCGGTGACCTCGCGCCGCTGGCGCACACGAGCCTCGTGCTCATCGGTGAAGGGGCTGCGCTGGTTGGTGGTGAACGCCTGCCCGGTGACGAGGCGCTGGCCCGCGTCGGCCTCGAACCCGTTACGCTGGAGGCCAAGGAGGGGCTCGCGCTCATCAACGGCACGCAGCTCACGGCGGGGCTGGCGGCGCTCGCGCTCCTCGACGCGGAACGCACGCTCCGTGCGGCGGACGCCGCGGGTTCACTCACCACGGAGGTCACGCTGGCGACGACGGCGAACTGCGACCCGCAGATCCAGCGCGTCCGGCCCCACGACGGACAGGCGGCCAGCGCGCGGAACGTCAAACGACTCACCGAGGAGTCGGAGATCGTCGAGAGCCACCGGAACTGCGACCGCGTGCAGGACGC contains:
- the hutI gene encoding imidazolonepropionase translates to MTDPEAVVHGAAELVVGPDSDRGLRSYEDGAVAIVDGSVAMVGTTEDVIAEYPPENAATAVDASGQTVIPGFVDPHTHALFAGDRSDEFAQKLRGKSYQEILAAGGGILRTVGAVREATDEELVANLTAQLDAMLVHGTTTAEVKTGYGLDTETELRMLDAIERATADHPVDVVVTFMGAHATPEGMDTEAYVDEVVEEQLPAAAERDVAEFCDVFCEEGVFTVEQSRRILEAGREHGMQPKLHAEEFTRLGSAQLAAELDAVSADHLLHANEADAEALADAGVTPVLLPGTAFSLGESYADPGQFQDAGAPVALATDLNPNCYSQSMGFAVALACNGMRMTPADALLGATAHAARAVDRSDGTGTLREGAPGDVAVVDGPSHVHVPYNFGVNTVTTVLKDGTLVVDGGETA
- a CDS encoding sensor histidine kinase, whose protein sequence is MRRLPAPRGFQTGSAMADIQLLIDDDAERTAVQQLLAQEGYEATAGDDLQAADLYLVDDYSFPEYREALRAEKRERQPSFCPVFLIHREGTRIDLDVEHSRDPDEPLLVNETIEAPVDRAVFFRRLTNLLVRQRQTEALADRNERLDDFASKASHELRNPLNVLAGRLELARETGDEEHLAAMEQSIDRIHRLVEDVLSLARTGDVEVDPEPVDLAAVVEECWSSVETAAGTLDVGTTATVLADEDRLLQVLSNLLRNAVEHGGRDVTVTVGTTATGFYVADDGPGIPPADRGRVLERGHAGDGHGTGLGLSIVAEVASAHDWDLAVTESEAGGARFEFRAVELVDGR
- the hutH gene encoding histidine ammonia-lyase, whose amino-acid sequence is MTEVVVDGETLTPEDVEAVARDGATVRIADDAREEVRRSRERVADVLESGEAVYGVNTGFGQLVDTQIPHGDLQALQTNLLRSHAAGAGRELEREEVRALMITRLNALVKGYSGIREVVVDLLAAMLNEGVHPVVPSRGSLGASGDLAPLAHTSLVLIGEGAALVGGERLPGDEALARVGLEPVTLEAKEGLALINGTQLTAGLAALALLDAERTLRAADAAGSLTTEVTLATTANCDPQIQRVRPHDGQAASARNVKRLTEESEIVESHRNCDRVQDAYSIRCLPQVHGPVRDALAHLREAIDVELNSATDNPLVFDADEVDPRASGTDSAAVLSGGNFHGEVLALRLDYATSALTELAAISERRVDRMLNPNVQEDHLPPFLTEHSGLHSGLMIPQYTTASLVNDLRSLGRPSTDNATVSGNQEDHVSMSAGSALGFREAAAKAGTVVGVELLAGAQASEFLDDSLSHAAGTRAVYDLVREVSPPLREDRSLADEMEAVADLVREGFVDEAVERALGERLE
- a CDS encoding helix-turn-helix domain-containing protein; translation: MQQATFRLSGRGVYAAATAETDVRMALWCNDHCDLLQLRGADADSVLAAVDERVGVRERVKEGDTTLAVTAACLREEDGGVEDVLADHGCLLVPPLSYVDGEKRVRVLSLSAQSLTSTYHDLRQRYDVTVADKRSVSAPDPASPAAPTADLTERQDAVLRAAVEDGYYEVPRTTTTAALAERFGLARSTLEEHLRRAEAKLVDAAVASR
- the hutU gene encoding urocanate hydratase, producing MTDAPDGSFEVGAPSEQWRDYQGAPTGSELECEGWRQEAALRMLNNNLDPEVAEKPEDLVVYGGTGRAARSWDAYDAILDELRELGDEETLLVQSGKPVGVFETHERAPRVLIANSNLVGKWDNWEHFHELESRGLIMYGQMTAGSWAYIGTQGIIQGTYETLAEAGRQHFGVPASEANGGSADEQSESSGGDLSGRIVVTGGLGGMGGAQPLAVTMNEGVCIAAEVDERRIDRRIETGYCMEKTDDVGEAIRKAEEAAEAGEPYSVGVHVNAADMLEEMLDRGFVPDIVTDQTSAHDELEGYYPSGYTVAEADDLRERDPETYVEESLDTMERHVQGILDMQDEGAIAVEYGNNIRGQVATHRDMETAFDFPGFVPAYIRPQFCRGRGPFRWVALSGDPADIHRTDEAVKELFPEKESLHRWVDLAQEQVQFQGLPSRVCWLGYQSDGEDGLTERATFALRINELVAEGEIGAPVVVTRDHLDAGSVASPNRETEAMRDGSDAVADWPILNALLNTAAGADIVSVHDGGGVGIGNALHANNHVVLDGTDLAAEKARRVFTTDPGMGVVRHADAGYEAALAEARESGVDVPMEDR
- the hutG gene encoding formimidoylglutamase translates to MNLTAPPEWEGTSSDPNDEQFGDVVESVAPESAADYDALLVGEPYDGAVIGRKGAVGGPTAIREALAGVKSHHFETGPVASVGDLGDVQVRADSVSEAQAAFQDAAHSVHDLRAVPVFVGGDNSLSYANASPLLERGSLGVVSFDAHLDCREVRGEPSSGTPYRQLFEAGLDALAVVGARHFETSTRYADYLDEQGGRVVTAETVGADPDGALDAALAAMGDVDQVYVSVDVDVLDAAYPGSSAPTPGGLQPRELFRLVRRIAGRPRVAGFEVVETAPPLDTDGRTVDAAARCIAHFLGGYHD